A region of Piscinibacter gummiphilus DNA encodes the following proteins:
- a CDS encoding tautomerase family protein, protein MPYVNIQVTREGTSPGASATTPEQKRALIQGVSQLLLDVMGKPLASTFVVIEEVDLENWGVGGLPVQEFRAGSKVP, encoded by the coding sequence ATGCCGTACGTCAACATCCAGGTGACCCGAGAAGGCACCTCCCCCGGCGCGAGCGCCACCACGCCCGAGCAGAAGCGTGCCCTCATCCAGGGCGTCAGCCAGCTGCTGCTCGACGTGATGGGCAAGCCGCTCGCCTCGACGTTCGTCGTGATCGAAGAGGTCGACCTCGAGAACTGGGGCGTCGGCGGCCTGCCGGTGCAGGAGTTCCGGGCCGGGAGCAAGGTGCCATGA
- a CDS encoding LysR family transcriptional regulator, with translation MADQKRTAVDWEDVRVFLALGRHGSLSAAARALSVTHATISRRIQSLEESVGEKLVERRPEGYVLTPAGTRALVAAGDMEAAALTFGRNGDDGAPKGLVRINASPALALGFLIARLAGLPTLHPGLDIDLATDMRSISLDRHQADIAVRLGAPKDGDVIAKPLGLMASGFYGTAAVCVAVAAGAEPVFVGFDEENADIPDAAWLARHFPRSRVAFRAGHQMAQATAARAGAGLVLLPHYIGRQMPDLRAVDLGRVPEPREIWMLIRRQDRRDVPIRTVADHLERVFAGEKALFGA, from the coding sequence ATGGCTGATCAAAAACGCACAGCGGTGGACTGGGAGGACGTCCGCGTGTTCCTCGCCCTCGGCCGGCACGGCAGCCTGTCGGCCGCGGCGCGGGCGCTGTCGGTCACGCACGCCACGATCTCCCGGCGCATCCAGTCGCTGGAAGAGAGCGTGGGCGAAAAGCTCGTGGAGCGCCGGCCCGAGGGCTACGTGCTCACGCCCGCGGGCACACGCGCCCTGGTGGCCGCGGGCGACATGGAGGCCGCGGCGCTCACCTTCGGCCGCAACGGTGACGACGGTGCGCCGAAGGGGTTGGTACGCATCAACGCGTCGCCCGCGCTGGCGCTCGGTTTCCTGATCGCCCGCCTGGCTGGACTGCCGACCTTGCACCCCGGCCTGGACATCGACCTCGCGACCGACATGCGATCGATCAGCCTCGACCGCCACCAGGCCGACATCGCGGTGCGGCTGGGCGCACCGAAGGACGGCGACGTGATCGCCAAGCCGCTCGGCCTGATGGCCTCGGGCTTCTACGGCACGGCTGCGGTGTGCGTCGCGGTGGCGGCGGGTGCCGAACCGGTGTTCGTGGGCTTCGACGAGGAGAACGCCGACATCCCCGACGCGGCATGGCTGGCGCGGCATTTCCCTCGGTCGCGCGTGGCGTTCCGCGCCGGGCACCAGATGGCCCAGGCCACGGCCGCCCGGGCTGGCGCCGGGCTGGTGCTGCTGCCGCACTACATCGGCCGGCAGATGCCGGACCTGCGTGCCGTCGACCTCGGCCGTGTGCCCGAGCCGAGGGAGATCTGGATGCTGATCCGGCGGCAGGACCGCCGGGACGTGCCGATCCGGACGGTGGCGGATCACCTCGAGCGGGTCTTCGCCGGCGAGAAGGCCCTCTTCGGGGCCTGA
- a CDS encoding GGDEF domain-containing protein codes for MEPDSAVYRTLLESTKAIPWKIDWATATFAYIGPQIEQLLGWRQTSWGTVNDWAERMHPDDRDRVVNFCVSQSQSGVDHEADYRALTANGEYVWIRDVVHVVRDEAGNVESLIGFMFDITERKKTEEALLTLQKELEELSFRDGLTGVANRRKFSMVFDDEWNEARRNVQPLSLIMFDVDHFKRYNDHYGHIEGDDCLKRVAQALSSVATRSRDFFARYGGEEFVLLLPTTDEAAAKAVAERCRQAVFKAQIPHADSPVGQLLTVSMGVGTVIPSAGDDPMRFVSGVDARLFQAKRGGRDRIELGAA; via the coding sequence ATCGAACCCGACAGCGCGGTCTACCGCACCCTGCTCGAATCCACGAAGGCCATCCCGTGGAAGATCGACTGGGCCACGGCCACCTTCGCCTACATCGGCCCGCAGATCGAACAGCTGCTCGGCTGGCGGCAGACGAGCTGGGGCACGGTGAACGACTGGGCCGAACGCATGCACCCCGACGACCGCGACCGGGTCGTGAACTTCTGCGTGTCGCAGTCGCAGTCCGGCGTCGACCACGAGGCCGACTACCGCGCGCTCACGGCGAACGGCGAGTACGTGTGGATCCGGGACGTGGTGCATGTGGTGCGCGACGAGGCGGGCAACGTCGAGTCCCTCATCGGCTTCATGTTCGACATCACCGAACGCAAGAAGACCGAGGAAGCGCTGCTCACGCTGCAGAAGGAGCTGGAGGAACTGTCCTTCCGCGACGGCCTCACCGGCGTGGCCAACCGCCGCAAGTTCAGCATGGTGTTCGACGACGAGTGGAACGAAGCCCGGCGCAACGTGCAGCCGCTGTCGCTGATCATGTTCGACGTCGACCACTTCAAGCGCTACAACGACCACTACGGCCACATCGAGGGCGACGACTGCCTCAAACGCGTGGCGCAGGCGCTGTCGTCCGTGGCCACCCGGTCGCGCGACTTCTTCGCCCGCTACGGCGGCGAGGAGTTCGTGCTGCTGCTTCCCACCACCGACGAGGCGGCCGCGAAGGCGGTGGCCGAACGCTGCCGTCAGGCCGTGTTCAAGGCCCAGATCCCGCACGCCGATTCGCCGGTGGGCCAACTCCTCACCGTGAGCATGGGCGTGGGCACGGTCATCCCGTCGGCCGGCGATGATCCGATGCGGTTCGTGTCGGGCGTCGACGCCCGCCTGTTCCAGGCGAAACGGGGCGGGCGCGACCGCATCGAACTGGGCGCGGCCTGA
- a CDS encoding SDR family NAD(P)-dependent oxidoreductase, whose protein sequence is MSTPRKVAIVTGASQGIGAGLVEAYRGLGYAVVANSRNIQPSTDDNVVAVPGHIGDRTVAQRIVHVALERFGRIDTLVNNAGIFIGKPFTEYTVEDFENVMNVNVAGFFHITQLVLPQMLRQRHGHVVQVTTTLVNQPIAGMAAGLASLSKGGLDAVTRGLAIEYAKDGIRVNAVAPGIIRTPMHPPQTHAVLNGLHPMGRMGEVQEIVDAVLYLERAGFVTGESLNVDGGQHAGRW, encoded by the coding sequence ATGAGCACCCCTCGCAAAGTCGCCATCGTCACCGGCGCATCCCAGGGCATCGGCGCCGGCCTCGTCGAGGCCTACCGCGGCCTGGGCTACGCTGTCGTCGCCAACTCCCGCAACATCCAGCCCTCGACCGACGACAACGTGGTCGCCGTGCCCGGCCACATCGGCGACCGCACGGTGGCGCAACGCATCGTGCACGTGGCGCTGGAACGTTTCGGCCGCATCGACACGCTGGTCAACAACGCCGGCATCTTCATCGGCAAGCCCTTCACGGAGTACACCGTGGAGGACTTCGAGAACGTGATGAACGTGAACGTCGCCGGCTTCTTCCACATCACGCAGCTCGTGCTGCCGCAGATGCTGCGGCAGCGCCACGGCCACGTCGTGCAGGTGACCACCACGCTCGTGAACCAGCCGATCGCCGGCATGGCCGCCGGCCTGGCCAGCCTGTCGAAGGGCGGGCTCGACGCCGTCACGCGCGGCCTCGCCATCGAGTACGCGAAGGACGGCATCCGCGTCAACGCCGTGGCCCCCGGGATCATCCGCACGCCGATGCACCCGCCGCAGACGCACGCCGTGCTGAACGGCCTGCACCCGATGGGCCGCATGGGCGAGGTGCAGGAGATCGTGGACGCCGTGCTGTACCTCGAACGCGCCGGGTTCGTGACCGGCGAATCCCTCAACGTCGACGGCGGCCAGCACGCCGGCCGCTGGTAA
- a CDS encoding paraquat-inducible protein A codes for MMDDEPIQTGRQLGLYSCHTCGRVSERQGHAAPDAPLACPRCGTHLHHRNPRSLERAWAYTWAAIVLYLPANLLPVMTTISLQGAVDHTILGGIHELWMNRDWGLAVIVFVASVAVPIVKIASLVLLLLSAGRNSTWCSRERTALWRGIEAVGHWSMLDVFVVVLLVGMIHFGPLAGVEPEPGLVAFGAVVVLTILGVSSFDPRLLWPDPADNPPQPNASPPPHE; via the coding sequence ATGATGGACGACGAGCCGATCCAGACCGGCCGCCAGCTGGGCCTCTACAGCTGCCACACGTGCGGCCGGGTGTCCGAACGGCAAGGCCATGCCGCGCCCGACGCGCCGCTCGCCTGCCCGCGCTGCGGCACCCACCTGCACCATCGCAACCCGCGCAGCCTCGAGCGCGCGTGGGCGTACACGTGGGCGGCCATCGTGCTGTACCTGCCCGCGAACCTGCTGCCGGTGATGACCACCATCAGCCTCCAGGGCGCGGTGGACCACACCATTCTCGGCGGCATCCACGAGCTGTGGATGAACCGCGACTGGGGGCTCGCGGTGATCGTGTTCGTCGCGAGTGTCGCGGTGCCCATCGTCAAGATCGCCTCGCTCGTGCTGCTGCTTCTCAGCGCCGGGCGCAACAGCACCTGGTGCTCGCGCGAGCGCACGGCGCTGTGGCGCGGCATCGAGGCGGTGGGCCACTGGTCCATGCTCGACGTGTTCGTGGTCGTGCTGCTCGTGGGCATGATCCACTTCGGCCCGCTGGCGGGTGTCGAACCCGAACCGGGGCTCGTCGCGTTCGGGGCGGTGGTGGTGCTGACCATCCTCGGCGTCTCCAGTTTCGACCCCCGCCTGCTGTGGCCCGATCCCGCCGACAATCCCCCCCAACCCAACGCCTCCCCGCCGCCCCATGAGTGA
- a CDS encoding type 1 glutamine amidotransferase domain-containing protein: MKILMVLTSHDQLGNTGQPTGFWLEELAAPYYAFKNAGAQITLASPKGGQPPLDPKSNEPGFQTDATRRFEADAAATAQLANTLRLDSVNQRDYDAVFYPGGHGPMWDLAEDRHSIALIESFVAANKPVALVCHAPAALRHVKGTDGRPLVAGRQVTGFTNTEEEAVQLTKVVPFLVEDSLKANGGVYTQAADWHPHVVSDGLLITGQNPASSEPAAEVLIKRLRQAA; encoded by the coding sequence ATGAAGATCCTGATGGTCCTCACGTCCCACGACCAACTCGGCAACACCGGCCAGCCCACGGGGTTCTGGCTCGAGGAACTCGCTGCCCCCTACTACGCCTTCAAGAACGCCGGCGCGCAGATCACCCTCGCGTCGCCCAAGGGAGGCCAACCGCCGCTCGACCCGAAGAGCAACGAGCCCGGCTTCCAGACGGACGCCACCCGCCGGTTCGAGGCCGATGCCGCCGCCACCGCGCAGCTGGCGAACACCCTGCGCCTCGACAGCGTGAACCAGCGGGACTACGACGCCGTCTTCTACCCGGGCGGCCACGGCCCGATGTGGGACCTCGCGGAAGACCGCCACTCGATCGCGCTGATCGAGTCGTTCGTCGCGGCGAACAAGCCCGTCGCGCTGGTGTGCCATGCGCCGGCCGCGCTGCGCCACGTGAAGGGCACCGACGGCCGCCCGCTGGTGGCCGGCCGCCAGGTCACCGGATTCACGAACACCGAGGAGGAAGCCGTGCAGCTGACGAAGGTCGTGCCGTTCCTCGTGGAGGACTCGCTGAAGGCCAACGGCGGCGTCTACACGCAGGCCGCCGACTGGCACCCGCACGTCGTCAGCGACGGCCTGCTGATCACGGGGCAGAACCCCGCGTCGTCCGAACCCGCGGCCGAGGTGCTGATCAAGCGCCTGCGCCAGGCCGCCTGA
- a CDS encoding PqiB family protein: MSESDDPSAPPVPSPQPAAAPEPVTRRWRGPSLVWLVPIVALLVGISLLVRSLLATGPTVTIDFESAEGLKPGQTEVRFKEVVVGRVESVSLSDDRQSVTAVVRLVRSASSLAVEDTRFWVVKPRIDIGGVSGLETLLSGAYIGVDAGVSSESQSSFKGLPGPPYLLRGEPGRGFALRTGDLGSLDVGSPIYYRRTQVGRVVGYKLDPEADEIAVQIFVEAPYDKLINPQTRFWNASGVDLSVNASGLTLNTQTLASVISGGLAFERPAGSTTLPPAADGHIFALYPDRKAAMAPPDGAPLRVRMVFEQSVRGLSVGAPIDFLGIEIGTVRSIDLDFDRQSHRFPIEVTADIYPLRLGAARDSLTPPGTDPARRDVVLLKGLVDHGVRAQARSGNLITGQMYIALDFMPNAKRVVFDTKGEVPSIPTVPGTLSELQPQIAAIVDKINKVPFDEIGRNLNGTLQSANKAIDQLSPEAQAALAEVRKTLAEVQKTMGSAQTTLGNIDRHVLSPDAPLQRNAEQTMQDLQRAAQSLRTLTDYLERHPESLLRGKPDDAKIPSR; the protein is encoded by the coding sequence ATGAGTGAGTCCGACGATCCGAGCGCGCCGCCCGTGCCCTCTCCCCAGCCCGCCGCGGCACCGGAACCGGTGACCCGCCGCTGGCGCGGGCCGTCGCTCGTGTGGCTCGTGCCCATCGTGGCGCTGCTGGTCGGCATCTCGCTGCTCGTGCGCAGCCTGCTCGCCACCGGCCCCACGGTCACCATCGACTTCGAAAGCGCCGAGGGCCTGAAACCCGGCCAGACCGAGGTGCGCTTCAAGGAGGTGGTGGTGGGGCGTGTCGAGAGCGTCTCGCTGAGCGACGACCGCCAGAGCGTGACCGCCGTCGTCCGCCTCGTCCGTTCGGCCTCGTCGCTCGCGGTCGAGGACACCCGCTTCTGGGTCGTCAAGCCCCGCATCGACATCGGCGGCGTGAGCGGCCTCGAGACGCTGCTGTCGGGCGCCTACATCGGCGTGGACGCCGGTGTCTCCAGCGAAAGCCAGAGTTCATTCAAAGGCCTGCCCGGCCCGCCGTACCTGCTGCGCGGCGAACCGGGCCGCGGCTTCGCGCTGCGCACCGGCGACCTCGGGTCGCTCGACGTGGGCTCGCCCATCTACTACCGCCGCACGCAGGTGGGCCGTGTGGTGGGCTACAAGCTCGACCCCGAGGCCGACGAGATCGCGGTGCAGATCTTCGTCGAGGCGCCGTACGACAAGCTGATCAATCCGCAGACCCGCTTCTGGAACGCGAGCGGCGTCGACCTGTCCGTCAATGCGAGCGGCCTCACGCTCAACACGCAGACGCTCGCGTCGGTCATCTCCGGCGGGCTGGCCTTCGAGCGTCCGGCGGGCAGCACGACGCTGCCGCCCGCGGCCGACGGGCACATCTTCGCCCTGTACCCCGACCGCAAGGCGGCCATGGCCCCGCCCGACGGCGCGCCGCTGCGCGTGCGCATGGTCTTCGAGCAGTCGGTGCGTGGCCTGTCGGTGGGCGCGCCCATCGACTTCCTCGGCATCGAGATCGGCACCGTGCGCTCGATCGACCTCGACTTCGACCGCCAGTCGCACCGCTTCCCCATCGAGGTCACGGCCGACATCTACCCGCTGCGCCTGGGTGCCGCGCGTGACTCGCTCACACCGCCCGGCACCGACCCGGCGCGGCGCGACGTGGTGCTGCTCAAGGGCCTTGTCGACCACGGCGTGCGCGCGCAGGCACGCAGCGGCAACCTGATCACCGGGCAGATGTACATCGCCCTCGACTTCATGCCGAACGCGAAGCGCGTGGTGTTCGACACCAAGGGCGAGGTGCCGTCGATCCCCACCGTGCCGGGCACGCTGAGCGAGCTGCAGCCGCAGATCGCCGCCATCGTCGACAAGATCAACAAGGTGCCGTTCGACGAGATCGGCCGCAACCTCAACGGCACGCTGCAGAGCGCCAACAAGGCCATCGACCAGCTGAGCCCCGAGGCCCAGGCCGCGCTGGCCGAGGTGCGCAAGACACTCGCCGAGGTGCAGAAGACGATGGGTTCCGCGCAGACCACGCTCGGCAACATCGACCGCCACGTGCTCTCGCCCGACGCACCGCTGCAGCGCAACGCCGAACAGACGATGCAGGACCTGCAGCGCGCGGCCCAGTCGCTGCGCACCCTGACCGACTACCTCGAGCGCCATCCGGAATCGCTGCTGCGCGGCAAGCCGGACGACGCGAAGATCCCCTCCCGATGA
- a CDS encoding NAD(P)H-dependent flavin oxidoreductase → MSARPDTRLPDLLGIELPVIQAPMAGYTTPAMVIAASEAGGLGSLPGALLSIDAMNEALARIRAGTRKPINLNFFAHTAPEPDPAGQMAWRSRLAPYHVELGLDPAAPVPAAGRAPFDAAYCGVVEAWRPEVVSFHFGLPAPDLLARVKRTGAKVIASATTVAEARWLAAHGADAVIAMGFEAGGHRGNFLGDDMATQVGTFSLVPQVVDAIALPVIAAGGIADPRGVRAAFALGASAVQVGTAYLRTPEAQVTALHLEALKSARDDSTALTNVFTGRPARGIVNRLMREIGPLSDVAPGFPTAGGALVPLRAVAEPAGNAGFSNLWAGQSVALAREMSTAALTRSLGDAGLAAA, encoded by the coding sequence ATGAGCGCCCGGCCCGACACCCGCCTGCCGGACCTGCTCGGCATCGAACTGCCGGTGATCCAGGCGCCGATGGCGGGGTACACCACGCCCGCGATGGTGATCGCCGCCAGCGAGGCCGGCGGGCTCGGCTCGCTGCCCGGTGCGCTGCTGTCCATCGACGCGATGAACGAGGCCCTGGCGCGCATCCGCGCCGGCACCCGCAAGCCGATCAACCTGAACTTCTTCGCGCACACGGCGCCCGAGCCCGATCCGGCCGGGCAGATGGCGTGGCGGTCACGGCTCGCGCCGTACCACGTCGAACTCGGGCTGGATCCGGCGGCTCCCGTGCCGGCCGCCGGGCGGGCGCCCTTCGATGCGGCGTACTGCGGCGTGGTGGAGGCCTGGCGCCCCGAGGTCGTCAGCTTCCACTTCGGCCTGCCGGCGCCGGACCTGCTGGCGCGAGTGAAGCGCACCGGCGCGAAGGTCATCGCGTCGGCCACCACGGTCGCGGAAGCGCGGTGGCTGGCCGCCCACGGTGCCGACGCCGTCATCGCGATGGGCTTCGAGGCCGGCGGGCACCGCGGCAACTTCCTCGGCGACGACATGGCCACGCAGGTGGGCACGTTCTCCCTGGTGCCGCAGGTGGTGGACGCCATCGCGCTGCCGGTGATCGCCGCGGGCGGCATCGCCGACCCGCGCGGCGTGCGGGCCGCGTTCGCGCTCGGAGCCTCGGCCGTGCAGGTGGGCACCGCCTACCTGCGCACGCCGGAAGCGCAGGTCACCGCGCTGCACCTCGAGGCGCTGAAGTCCGCGCGGGACGACAGCACCGCGCTGACGAACGTGTTCACGGGCCGGCCGGCGCGGGGCATCGTCAACCGGCTGATGCGGGAGATCGGCCCGCTGTCGGACGTGGCGCCGGGCTTTCCCACGGCGGGAGGCGCACTGGTGCCGTTGCGGGCGGTGGCCGAACCGGCGGGGAACGCCGGATTCAGCAACCTGTGGGCGGGGCAGTCCGTGGCGCTCGCCCGCGAGATGTCCACGGCCGCATTGACCCGTTCGCTCGGAGACGCAGGCCTCGCGGCCGCGTGA
- a CDS encoding peptidase inhibitor family I36 protein, translating into MDRTFQSFGSPRRATTRFRWRVGLLIAGCLALPAFAADYTDGVAVSGNTATLWFKSTVNTTWVDAHYTVNGGGQTNVRMGWSSANARYEQPLTATTGNVIAYSFTYNNGNPAYDTPVKSYTVGGTTPENPTGIACFYEHTNYTGASFCADADSTYVGAARNDRISSVKVRAGYSVTLYDNANHGGQSTKLTGDTASLVPLAFNDIASSFKVTQNNGPSLPTSDTPDFGANVSVFDPSTPIATIQGKLDAAFNAQLRSPTAQFGPQRYAFLFKPGRYNGVWANLGFYTSIVGLGQNPDDVTLQGAINVDSGWNDGDLGNATQNFWRSAENVALVPQGGTNRWAVSQAAPMRRLHIIGNLHLGPSNQDNGQGYSSGGYLADSKVDGSISSGSQQQWYTRDSHIGVWYDGVWNMVFSGVTGAPPNAFPTPPHTTLATTPVSREKPYLYVDSAGKYRVFVPSLRRNASGASWVNGSTPGTSIPMSQFYVARPGDTTATLNQALSQGLHLFLTPGTYTLTETLRVTRADTVVLGIGFPTLVPANGVDAMTVADVDGVKIAGVLFDAGTVNSQALLTVGPAGSSASHAANPTTIQDVYFRIGGAVAGKATNSLVVNSHDTIIDHIWAWRADHGSSPTGWTVNPADTGVIVNGNNVLATGLFVEHYEKYQVIWNGQNGKTIFFQSEMPYDPPTQAAWRSGALGYAAYKVADSVTSHELWGGGAYCYFNVNPAIHADRGFEVPVTPGVKLHSVFTVSLGGVGVIDHVVNNTGGPAQGVSTIPVNIVNFP; encoded by the coding sequence ATGGATCGAACCTTCCAGAGTTTCGGCTCGCCCCGACGGGCCACCACCCGCTTCCGATGGCGCGTGGGGCTGCTGATCGCCGGCTGCCTCGCGCTGCCGGCCTTCGCGGCGGACTACACCGACGGCGTCGCCGTCTCAGGCAACACCGCCACCTTGTGGTTCAAGTCGACGGTGAACACCACGTGGGTCGACGCCCACTACACCGTCAACGGCGGCGGGCAGACGAACGTGCGCATGGGCTGGTCATCGGCCAACGCGCGCTACGAGCAGCCCCTCACCGCGACCACGGGCAACGTCATCGCGTACTCGTTCACCTACAACAACGGCAACCCCGCGTATGACACGCCGGTGAAGTCGTACACCGTGGGTGGCACCACGCCGGAGAACCCCACGGGCATCGCGTGCTTCTACGAGCACACCAACTACACGGGCGCCTCGTTCTGCGCCGACGCCGACAGCACCTACGTGGGCGCCGCACGGAACGACCGCATCTCGTCCGTCAAGGTGCGCGCGGGGTACAGCGTGACGCTGTACGACAACGCGAACCACGGCGGGCAGTCCACGAAGCTGACCGGCGACACCGCGTCGCTCGTGCCGCTCGCGTTCAACGACATCGCGTCCTCGTTCAAGGTGACCCAGAACAACGGCCCCTCGCTGCCCACGTCCGACACCCCGGACTTCGGCGCGAACGTCTCGGTGTTCGACCCGTCGACGCCCATCGCCACCATCCAGGGCAAGCTCGACGCGGCGTTCAACGCGCAGCTGCGCAGCCCCACGGCGCAGTTCGGTCCGCAGCGCTACGCGTTCCTGTTCAAACCGGGCCGCTACAACGGCGTGTGGGCCAACCTCGGCTTCTACACGTCCATCGTGGGCCTGGGCCAGAACCCGGACGACGTGACGCTGCAGGGCGCCATCAACGTCGACAGCGGCTGGAACGACGGCGACCTCGGCAACGCGACGCAGAACTTCTGGCGCAGCGCCGAGAACGTCGCACTCGTGCCGCAAGGGGGCACGAACCGCTGGGCCGTGTCGCAGGCCGCGCCCATGCGCCGGCTGCACATCATCGGCAACCTGCACCTGGGTCCGTCCAACCAGGACAACGGCCAGGGCTACTCGAGCGGCGGCTACCTCGCCGACAGCAAGGTGGACGGCTCGATCTCGTCCGGCTCGCAGCAGCAGTGGTACACGCGTGACAGCCACATCGGCGTCTGGTACGACGGCGTGTGGAACATGGTGTTCTCGGGCGTGACCGGTGCACCGCCGAACGCGTTCCCGACCCCGCCGCACACCACGCTCGCCACCACGCCGGTGTCGCGCGAGAAGCCGTACCTGTACGTCGACTCGGCCGGCAAGTACCGCGTGTTCGTGCCGTCCCTGCGCCGCAACGCGTCGGGCGCCAGCTGGGTCAACGGCAGCACGCCGGGCACGTCGATCCCGATGAGCCAGTTCTACGTGGCCCGTCCGGGCGACACCACCGCCACGCTGAACCAGGCGCTGTCGCAGGGCCTGCACCTGTTCCTGACCCCGGGCACCTACACGCTCACCGAAACGCTGCGCGTGACCCGCGCCGACACCGTCGTGCTGGGCATCGGCTTCCCGACGCTCGTGCCGGCGAACGGCGTCGACGCGATGACGGTGGCCGACGTGGACGGCGTGAAGATCGCCGGCGTGCTGTTCGACGCGGGCACGGTCAACAGCCAGGCGCTGCTGACGGTGGGTCCCGCGGGTTCGTCGGCCAGCCACGCGGCGAACCCGACGACCATCCAGGACGTGTACTTCCGCATCGGCGGTGCCGTCGCGGGCAAGGCCACGAACAGCCTGGTCGTCAACAGCCACGACACGATCATCGACCACATCTGGGCCTGGCGCGCCGACCACGGCAGCTCGCCCACGGGCTGGACGGTGAACCCGGCCGACACGGGGGTGATCGTCAACGGCAACAACGTGCTGGCCACCGGCCTCTTCGTCGAGCACTACGAGAAGTACCAGGTGATCTGGAACGGGCAGAACGGCAAGACGATCTTCTTCCAGAGCGAGATGCCGTACGACCCGCCCACCCAGGCCGCCTGGCGCAGCGGCGCCCTCGGCTACGCCGCGTACAAGGTCGCCGACTCGGTGACTTCGCACGAGCTGTGGGGCGGCGGCGCGTACTGCTACTTCAACGTGAACCCGGCGATCCATGCGGACCGCGGCTTCGAGGTGCCGGTCACGCCGGGCGTGAAGCTGCACAGCGTGTTCACGGTGTCGCTGGGCGGCGTGGGCGTGATCGACCACGTCGTCAACAACACGGGCGGGCCGGCACAAGGGGTGTCGACCATTCCGGTGAACATCGTCAACTTCCCTTGA
- a CDS encoding PqiC family protein: protein MNATMRLLPPLVIAVAAGLAACASDPPTRFHSLQSATAADTAAAAPQRLVDLGPVAVPPAVDQPQWVVRLPDGSLRVLERERWVAPLRDELRAALLAGLRERQATGDVRTAAPPAPAAWRVRVDVTRFDTVAGQGAWLEARWTAVPPSGAAGFACEVSLKESSEGDPLALAAAHRKAAGRLADRLGASLAAGRCEAN from the coding sequence ATGAACGCCACCATGCGCCTGCTGCCGCCCCTCGTGATCGCCGTCGCCGCCGGACTCGCCGCGTGCGCGTCCGACCCGCCCACGCGCTTCCACAGCCTGCAGTCGGCCACGGCGGCCGACACCGCCGCGGCGGCACCGCAGCGCCTCGTCGACCTCGGCCCGGTGGCCGTGCCACCGGCGGTGGACCAGCCCCAGTGGGTGGTGCGCCTGCCCGACGGCAGCCTGCGCGTGCTGGAACGGGAACGCTGGGTGGCCCCGCTGCGCGACGAACTGCGCGCGGCGCTGCTGGCCGGCCTGCGCGAACGGCAGGCCACGGGTGACGTGCGCACGGCCGCACCGCCGGCCCCGGCCGCGTGGCGCGTGCGGGTGGACGTCACGCGATTCGACACCGTTGCAGGCCAGGGCGCCTGGCTCGAAGCGCGATGGACGGCAGTGCCGCCGTCGGGCGCGGCGGGGTTCGCGTGCGAGGTCTCGCTGAAGGAGTCGTCGGAGGGCGACCCGCTCGCGCTCGCGGCGGCGCACCGCAAGGCGGCCGGCCGGCTGGCCGACCGCCTCGGGGCCTCGCTGGCCGCGGGGCGGTGCGAGGCGAACTGA
- a CDS encoding paraquat-inducible protein A: MPGLNIPQAAARPASAPAPEAASPVLVGHPGLVVCDECDAVHKRIRLSRGVVARCRRCGALLGRGHVVTPTGQLAFALAALVFLLIGNFAPLVTLDLQGIHKTVTMPHAIWLTAQAGEPITAVLACVTAIVFPAMLVLLRLYVLGSLIRGRVPPGFRFAMRALRFATYWSMVEVFLLSALVSIVRSAGIADLVPGMGLFAYAALTLLLTSTTAAGLHSIWKLGSRLGAG, encoded by the coding sequence ATGCCCGGACTGAACATCCCGCAGGCAGCCGCGCGCCCCGCCAGCGCCCCCGCGCCGGAAGCGGCCTCGCCCGTGCTGGTGGGCCATCCCGGGCTGGTGGTGTGCGACGAGTGCGACGCCGTGCACAAGCGCATCCGCCTGAGCCGCGGCGTGGTGGCGCGCTGCCGCCGCTGCGGCGCGCTGCTCGGCCGCGGCCACGTCGTCACGCCCACCGGCCAGCTCGCGTTCGCGCTGGCGGCGCTGGTGTTCCTGCTGATCGGCAACTTCGCGCCGCTCGTCACGCTCGACCTGCAGGGCATCCACAAGACCGTGACGATGCCGCACGCCATCTGGCTCACCGCGCAGGCCGGCGAACCCATCACCGCGGTGCTCGCCTGCGTGACGGCCATCGTGTTCCCCGCGATGCTGGTGCTGCTGCGGCTCTACGTGCTGGGCTCCCTGATCCGCGGCCGCGTGCCGCCCGGCTTCCGCTTCGCGATGCGCGCGCTGCGCTTCGCCACGTACTGGAGCATGGTCGAGGTGTTCCTGCTGAGCGCGCTCGTTTCCATCGTGCGCAGCGCCGGCATCGCCGACCTCGTGCCGGGCATGGGCCTCTTCGCGTACGCGGCCCTCACGCTGCTGCTGACTTCCACCACCGCCGCCGGCCTCCATTCGATCTGGAAGCTCGGCAGCCGACTGGGGGCCGGATGA